The window TGAACCCCGATGGCATGCTGAAGGAAGACCCTATTGCCAAAGCCTTGTTGAAAGAGTACAACAACGCCATTATGCTCAACCAAAACCTTACTGAGGATGAGGCAAGGGATGTTGCCGAGTACTTGAGAACACTTTAAACAAACCAACTCAATTATAGTAGGATAGCTGCTGTTTTGTTAAAGAAACAGCAGCTTTTTTTATATCTTACTACAAACTTTTGGAACATGAAAAGACTACTACTTTTTGCTGTTTGTGTAGGGTTTTCACCCTTGATTTACGCACAAGGACTTCAGGGTGCATGGAGCACTATGGGTTCCGACGACGCAGGATCTGAAGTGGAGCACGTGATAACATTTACAAACGGCTTTTTTTCGGAAGCAATTTTTGAAAAGGCCTATGGAAAATTTGTTGGCACCAAGGGGGGTCAATATGCCCTAAGTAACGGAACAATCGACTTAACTTTTGAATTTTCGACGCAAAACCCTGAAATGGTTGGTCAAACCCAATCCCATAGTTATTCCATGGCAAATGATGTGCTGGATCTCTACGACATGACATGGACGCGCGTTGATGATGGGACGCCCGGCGACCTATTTGGTGCATGGTTGATATCCGGCAGAAAACGCGATGGTGAAATTGTGAAACGCGACACTTCCGGACCTCGAAAGACCATGAAAATATTAAGCGGCACCCGTTTTCAGTGGATTGCCTACAACACCGAAACCAAGGAATTTATGGGGACTGGTGGGGGAACTTATACCACCGTTAATGGCACATACACCGAAAATATCGGTTTTTTCTCCCGGGACGACTCTAGGGTCGGCGCAAGTTTGGAGTTCAATTATGAATTGATCAATGGGGATTGGCACCACTCGGGATTAAGT is drawn from Flagellimonas sp. MMG031 and contains these coding sequences:
- a CDS encoding membrane or secreted protein; amino-acid sequence: MKRLLLFAVCVGFSPLIYAQGLQGAWSTMGSDDAGSEVEHVITFTNGFFSEAIFEKAYGKFVGTKGGQYALSNGTIDLTFEFSTQNPEMVGQTQSHSYSMANDVLDLYDMTWTRVDDGTPGDLFGAWLISGRKRDGEIVKRDTSGPRKTMKILSGTRFQWIAYNTETKEFMGTGGGTYTTVNGTYTENIGFFSRDDSRVGASLEFNYELINGDWHHSGLSSKGDPIYEIWSLRKP